The Candidatus Omnitrophota bacterium genome contains a region encoding:
- a CDS encoding cold-shock protein, which translates to MAKGKVKWFSNQKGYGFITPENGADVFVHHTAIQGEGYKTLEEGQEVEFEIEKGPKGEQATKVVKL; encoded by the coding sequence ATGGCAAAGGGTAAAGTAAAGTGGTTTTCCAATCAAAAGGGATATGGTTTTATTACTCCTGAGAATGGCGCTGATGTGTTTGTGCATCACACCGCGATCCAGGGTGAAGGCTATAAGACCTTAGAGGAGGGCCAGGAGGTCGAGTTTGAGATTGAAAAAGGTCCTAAAGGTGAACAAGCTACTAAAGTAGTGAAGTTATAA
- the larE gene encoding ATP-dependent sacrificial sulfur transferase LarE, with product MILQDKLARLKRKIYGYKSCLVAFSGGQDSAFLLKICSSVLKSEKLLAVTAVSATYPKAELEKARILAKEIGVRLKIIRTAELSNKRFSANPAKRCYFCKKELFTKLIKIAKEHKLNFVLDASNLSDKLDYRPGNVAKEELKVESPLAQVGFSKKDIRNASKKLGLSSWNKPSLACLASRIPYGTRITAGLLKRIDQAEEYLNGLGFKQVRLRHYNGLCRIEVDKNDMIRLLKRHQQVVERLKDLGYNYITLDLEGYRTGSLNEVINK from the coding sequence ATGATTCTTCAGGATAAACTTGCCCGCCTTAAACGCAAAATTTACGGGTATAAATCTTGTTTGGTGGCATTCTCCGGAGGCCAGGATAGCGCGTTTTTGCTCAAAATTTGTTCTTCTGTACTTAAGTCTGAAAAACTTCTGGCAGTTACGGCAGTCTCGGCCACTTATCCTAAGGCAGAGCTTGAAAAGGCCAGGATATTAGCTAAGGAGATAGGGGTAAGGCTTAAAATAATCAGAACAGCTGAACTAAGCAATAAAAGATTCTCTGCTAATCCGGCTAAACGTTGCTATTTCTGTAAAAAAGAGCTCTTTACAAAATTAATCAAGATTGCCAAAGAGCATAAATTAAATTTTGTCTTGGATGCAAGTAACCTTTCGGATAAATTAGATTACCGTCCGGGAAACGTTGCTAAGGAAGAGCTTAAAGTAGAATCACCTTTAGCGCAGGTAGGTTTTAGCAAAAAAGATATCCGGAATGCGAGCAAAAAATTAGGCCTCTCTAGTTGGAATAAGCCAAGCCTGGCCTGTCTTGCTTCACGTATACCGTACGGCACTAGAATTACTGCTGGTTTGCTAAAGCGTATTGACCAGGCAGAAGAGTATTTAAATGGCCTTGGTTTTAAACAAGTACGCTTGCGCCACTATAACGGGCTTTGCAGGATTGAAGTTGATAAAAATGATATGATTCGTCTGTTGAAGAGGCATCAGCAGGTAGTTGAGCGTTTAAAAGATTTAGGTTATAATTATATAACGCTGGATTTAGAAGGGTATCGGACAGGTAGCTTAAATGAGGTAATTAACAAATGA
- the mnmA gene encoding tRNA 2-thiouridine(34) synthase MnmA has protein sequence MKKFVAVAMSGGVDSSVAAALLKKQGHEVVGLTMCFSAAGGPAFGGNSFELETKKPSCCGLTGIEDARRVCQKLGIRHYVINLDKDFSRDVIQDFYQEYLNGRTPNPCVRCNQFIKFGILLKKALNLGAKFLATGHYARITKSKQGYLLKKAKDLKKDQSYFLYRLSQDQLKHIIFPLGNFTKSKVRDIAADFELNVAEKQDSQEICFLPEGKPGDLIKSKGFNNVKPGDLVDKDGNILGLHQGIPFYTVGQRQGLGIAKGYPLYVTQINAKNNRVTVGERQDAYGNEFIIKEWNFLGKPFKKKVEIKVRIRYNHKEIPAVVYPVKDKFKIIFRKPQFAITPGQSAVFYDKDTILGGGIIQKVIK, from the coding sequence ATGAAAAAGTTTGTAGCAGTAGCCATGAGTGGTGGGGTAGATTCTTCGGTAGCGGCAGCTTTGCTAAAGAAGCAAGGCCACGAAGTAGTTGGCCTGACTATGTGTTTTTCCGCCGCAGGCGGACCCGCCTTCGGCGGTAACTCTTTTGAGTTAGAGACCAAGAAACCCAGTTGTTGCGGTTTAACCGGGATTGAGGATGCCCGGCGGGTTTGTCAAAAGCTGGGGATTAGGCATTATGTTATAAATTTAGATAAAGATTTCTCTCGCGATGTAATCCAGGATTTTTATCAGGAATATTTAAATGGCAGGACCCCTAATCCCTGCGTTAGATGCAATCAGTTTATAAAATTCGGTATTTTACTTAAGAAAGCGCTTAACCTGGGGGCCAAATTTTTAGCCACCGGCCATTATGCCAGGATCACAAAATCAAAACAGGGCTATTTGCTTAAAAAAGCCAAAGATCTTAAAAAAGACCAATCCTATTTTTTATATCGGTTAAGTCAAGATCAGCTTAAACACATAATTTTTCCTCTGGGCAATTTTACTAAATCTAAAGTACGCGATATTGCAGCTGATTTTGAGCTCAATGTGGCAGAAAAACAGGATAGCCAGGAGATTTGTTTTTTACCTGAAGGAAAACCCGGAGATTTGATTAAATCTAAAGGTTTCAATAATGTTAAGCCGGGTGATTTGGTGGATAAGGATGGTAATATTCTTGGATTACATCAGGGAATACCATTTTATACCGTAGGCCAACGACAGGGATTGGGGATTGCCAAGGGGTATCCTTTATATGTAACGCAAATTAATGCTAAAAATAACCGGGTTACCGTAGGAGAGCGTCAGGATGCTTATGGAAACGAATTTATCATTAAAGAATGGAATTTTTTAGGTAAGCCTTTTAAAAAGAAGGTTGAGATAAAGGTAAGGATACGCTATAATCATAAAGAAATCCCGGCAGTTGTCTATCCGGTCAAAGATAAGTTTAAGATAATTTTTAGAAAACCGCAGTTTGCCATAACGCCCGGCCAATCTGCAGTTTTCTATGACAAAGATACAATTTTAGGCGGGGGGATAATCCAAAAGGTTATTAAATAG
- a CDS encoding biotin--[acetyl-CoA-carboxylase] ligase: protein MKEKILDYLNKEYDYLSGDQISKHLGISRQGLWKHIQELKDSGYEIVAVPHLGYRLESCPDRLFPLEITRNLNTKFIGKKIHYFDHLSSTMDLAMQLGIRGEPNGALVLTESQTKGRGRLGRNWFSPKYKGIYLSLILRPKILPAVSPVLTLMSAVSICEAVKNVSGVDVQIKWPNDIFIHNKKVAGILTEMNAEVDKVNFVVIGIGLNVNNDKKSLISQATSLKELQGKPISRILLLQELLRRIENNYFILEDKGSRAIIDKWRTFSLTLGSRVKVYCQNKHIEGCAVNIDNDGSLLIRKDSGLIQKISSGDVMHCR from the coding sequence ATGAAAGAAAAAATACTTGATTATTTAAATAAAGAGTATGATTATCTCTCTGGAGACCAAATCAGTAAACACTTGGGTATCAGCCGCCAGGGTTTATGGAAGCATATCCAGGAGTTAAAAGATTCCGGGTATGAGATAGTTGCTGTTCCCCATTTAGGATACCGTCTTGAGTCTTGCCCGGATCGGCTTTTTCCTTTAGAGATTACCCGTAACCTTAATACTAAATTTATCGGTAAAAAAATCCACTATTTCGATCATTTATCCTCAACTATGGATTTAGCTATGCAGTTGGGTATACGGGGGGAGCCTAATGGTGCGCTGGTATTGACTGAATCTCAGACAAAGGGGCGCGGCAGATTAGGGAGGAACTGGTTTTCTCCGAAATACAAAGGGATATATCTTTCCTTAATTTTAAGGCCAAAGATTCTCCCGGCAGTTTCTCCGGTATTAACATTAATGAGTGCGGTAAGTATTTGTGAAGCTGTAAAGAATGTTAGCGGAGTGGACGTACAGATTAAATGGCCAAATGACATATTTATCCATAATAAGAAGGTTGCCGGCATTCTAACTGAAATGAACGCCGAAGTTGATAAAGTTAATTTTGTAGTTATCGGCATTGGTTTAAATGTTAATAACGATAAAAAATCTTTAATTTCCCAGGCTACTTCATTAAAAGAGTTGCAGGGAAAGCCAATCAGCCGTATTCTCTTGTTGCAGGAACTTTTACGCCGGATAGAGAATAACTATTTTATCCTGGAAGACAAGGGAAGCCGGGCAATAATCGATAAATGGCGCACCTTTAGCCTTACTTTGGGAAGCCGGGTTAAGGTGTATTGCCAAAATAAGCATATTGAAGGATGCGCCGTAAACATCGATAATGACGGAAGCCTGCTTATCCGTAAGGATTCTGGTCTTATCCAGAAGATCTCAAGCGGCGATGTAATGCATTGCCGGTAA
- the bioA gene encoding adenosylmethionine--8-amino-7-oxononanoate transaminase, translating to MKNWLKTDLKYIWHPYTQMKEAINLPPVLIERAKGIKLYDSKGKFYYDTISSWWCNVHGHSHPRIKEAIKKQVDVLEHVLFAGFTHKPAIELSSELIALTKNKFNRVFFSDNGSTSVEVALKMSFQYWHNIGEERKTKFVALDHGYHGDTIGAMGVSGLDLFNAVFSPLLFSSYKVPSPYCYRCPVKKERATCAIDCIKPLEKLLKEKHQEICALIIEPLVMGAAGMVIYPKEYLAKVAALTKKYKVHLILDEVAVGFGRTGRMFAYEHVPEIKADFLCLSKGITSGYLPLAVTLTTQKICDAFYGDYELRKTFFHGHTYTANPISCSAGLASLKIFKEEKTLQKTRKLMPFFHRELDKFRNLDLVGDVRYIGFIGAIELVKDKKTKEGFGLKRRLGLEVYKRGLKYNLVLRPLGDIIYLFLPLCTSKAEIDDILKRTYSVIESLS from the coding sequence ATGAAAAATTGGCTCAAGACCGATTTAAAATATATCTGGCATCCTTATACTCAAATGAAGGAAGCCATTAATTTGCCGCCTGTTTTAATCGAGAGGGCAAAAGGGATAAAGCTTTATGACTCAAAGGGCAAGTTTTACTATGATACTATTTCAAGCTGGTGGTGTAATGTCCACGGGCATAGCCATCCGCGGATAAAAGAGGCGATTAAGAAACAGGTTGATGTTTTAGAGCATGTGTTATTTGCCGGTTTCACCCATAAACCGGCTATTGAACTGTCTAGCGAGCTGATCGCACTTACGAAAAATAAATTTAACCGGGTATTTTTTTCGGATAATGGTTCAACCAGTGTGGAAGTGGCATTAAAAATGTCATTTCAATATTGGCATAATATAGGGGAAGAAAGAAAAACAAAGTTTGTTGCTTTGGATCATGGCTATCATGGAGATACAATCGGTGCAATGGGTGTAAGTGGCCTAGACCTTTTTAACGCGGTATTTTCTCCGCTATTGTTTTCATCATATAAAGTACCGTCTCCTTATTGCTACCGTTGCCCGGTAAAAAAAGAGAGGGCCACTTGTGCGATTGATTGCATAAAACCTTTGGAAAAGTTGCTCAAGGAGAAACATCAGGAAATCTGTGCATTGATTATCGAGCCTCTGGTGATGGGGGCAGCAGGAATGGTTATTTATCCTAAAGAATATTTAGCAAAAGTTGCGGCTTTAACCAAAAAATATAAAGTTCATCTTATCTTAGATGAGGTGGCGGTAGGTTTTGGCCGTACAGGCAGAATGTTTGCTTATGAACATGTGCCCGAGATCAAGGCGGATTTTCTTTGTCTTTCTAAAGGCATAACTTCAGGATATCTTCCACTTGCTGTAACCTTGACTACGCAAAAAATATGTGATGCTTTTTACGGGGATTATGAATTAAGAAAGACATTTTTCCACGGCCATACTTATACTGCTAATCCGATTTCCTGCTCTGCTGGTTTGGCAAGCCTAAAAATATTTAAAGAAGAAAAAACATTACAGAAGACTAGAAAGTTAATGCCTTTTTTTCATCGGGAACTTGATAAATTCAGGAATTTAGACCTAGTTGGAGATGTAAGGTATATCGGTTTTATCGGCGCAATAGAATTAGTTAAGGATAAAAAAACAAAGGAAGGTTTTGGCCTTAAAAGAAGGTTGGGTTTAGAGGTTTATAAGAGGGGGCTAAAATACAATCTTGTTTTGAGGCCCTTAGGTGATATAATCTACCTGTTTTTACCTCTTTGCACATCTAAAGCGGAAATTGATGATATTTTAAAGAGGACTTATTCAGTAATTGAATCTTTGTCTTAA
- the nifS gene encoding cysteine desulfurase NifS produces MKKVYLDYAATTPVDPQVLGAMEPYFFEKFGNASSLHAYGQEAKKGLEDSRQMLADSIGAKPEEIVFTSGGTESDNFALLGIAYALEKKGNHIITSTIEHHAISEPAKFLEKKGFKVTYLGVDKDGLVSCDDLKKAITDKTILVSIMHANNEIGSIQPIARLSEIAKEKGICFHTDAVQTFGHIPINVNELNVDLLSLSAHKFYGPKGVGALYVRKGTRLETFMRGGDQERGRRASTHNVAGIVGTAAAIALCQEKMESEIKFQSALRDKLIQEIPLRIPEVRLNGHPTKRLPNNVNFSIKYIEGESMLLSLDMLGIACSTGSACTSSSLEPSHVLLAIGLNHETAHGSLRVTLGRWTKESDIDYLLEKLPPVVQKLRAMSPLYELDPSKKVK; encoded by the coding sequence GTGAAAAAGGTATATCTAGATTACGCGGCAACTACTCCGGTTGATCCGCAGGTTCTAGGGGCAATGGAGCCGTATTTTTTTGAGAAATTCGGTAATGCCTCTAGCCTCCATGCTTACGGGCAGGAGGCAAAGAAGGGCCTTGAAGACAGCCGCCAGATGCTGGCTGATTCTATCGGCGCAAAACCGGAAGAGATTGTTTTTACTTCCGGAGGTACGGAATCAGATAATTTTGCTCTTTTAGGAATTGCGTATGCATTAGAAAAAAAAGGCAATCATATTATTACTTCTACCATTGAGCATCATGCGATTAGCGAACCGGCAAAATTCTTAGAAAAAAAAGGTTTTAAAGTCACTTATCTTGGCGTGGATAAGGATGGCTTGGTCTCTTGTGATGATTTAAAGAAAGCAATTACGGATAAAACCATACTTGTTAGCATTATGCATGCTAATAATGAAATTGGCTCAATACAACCGATTGCGCGATTATCAGAAATCGCCAAAGAAAAAGGGATTTGTTTTCATACTGACGCAGTACAGACCTTTGGGCATATTCCTATAAATGTAAATGAGCTCAATGTTGACCTGTTGTCACTCTCTGCTCATAAGTTTTACGGACCAAAAGGAGTAGGGGCTTTGTATGTTAGAAAAGGCACACGTTTAGAGACATTTATGCGCGGAGGAGATCAGGAGAGAGGTAGGCGTGCATCCACGCATAATGTTGCCGGGATAGTTGGTACTGCTGCGGCAATTGCGCTTTGCCAAGAGAAGATGGAAAGTGAGATTAAATTTCAAAGCGCTTTGCGCGATAAGCTTATTCAAGAGATTCCTTTAAGGATTCCGGAAGTCAGGCTCAATGGCCACCCTACCAAGCGCCTGCCGAATAATGTAAATTTTTCCATTAAATACATAGAAGGTGAGTCAATGCTTTTAAGCTTGGATATGCTGGGAATTGCCTGCTCCACCGGCTCAGCCTGTACCTCGAGTTCTCTTGAACCCTCGCATGTTTTATTGGCAATCGGCCTGAATCATGAGACTGCCCACGGTTCTCTGCGGGTTACCTTGGGACGTTGGACTAAAGAGAGTGATATCGATTATCTTTTGGAAAAATTACCTCCAGTTGTGCAAAAGCTGCGCGCCATGAGCCCGCTTTATGAACTTGACCCTTCCAAGAAAGTAAAGTAA
- the bioB gene encoding biotin synthase BioB, with protein sequence MEKKEIKKLLTLPLPELIVRANKIRKQFAKDGVELCNILNAKSGMCSQDCKFCAQSARHKTGVEAYPLKSKVEMLEAARRAKEIGAERFDIVTSGDKLSKEDFYKIVDAIREITKKIKIKMCASLGSMGDREFSLLKEAGLTRYHHNIETSPRFFKKIVSTHTFEDRLKTIKAAKCAGLEVCSGGIIGMGETMDDRIQMALILKKLKVDSVPLNILVSIPGTPLGERPILSCEEAIKTIAIFRIILKDKIIKIAAGRESVLKDFQALGFMAGANGMLIGGYLTIKGRSVEEDLKLVDQVKKLWKA encoded by the coding sequence ATGGAGAAGAAGGAGATTAAAAAACTTTTAACACTACCTTTACCTGAGCTTATTGTAAGGGCAAATAAGATACGCAAGCAGTTTGCCAAAGATGGTGTTGAATTGTGTAATATACTCAACGCTAAATCGGGAATGTGTTCTCAAGATTGTAAGTTTTGCGCGCAATCTGCAAGACATAAGACCGGCGTAGAGGCTTATCCTCTGAAAAGCAAGGTTGAAATGCTGGAGGCAGCCAGGCGTGCCAAAGAAATAGGAGCAGAGAGGTTTGATATTGTGACCAGCGGGGACAAATTATCAAAAGAAGATTTTTATAAGATTGTAGATGCAATTCGTGAAATAACCAAGAAGATTAAAATTAAGATGTGCGCTTCACTAGGGAGTATGGGGGATAGAGAGTTCTCTTTACTTAAAGAGGCTGGATTAACACGTTACCATCATAATATTGAAACTTCACCCAGGTTTTTCAAAAAAATAGTTTCTACGCATACTTTTGAAGATAGATTAAAGACGATTAAAGCTGCCAAATGTGCTGGTTTAGAGGTTTGTTCCGGGGGCATAATTGGCATGGGTGAGACCATGGATGACCGGATTCAGATGGCGTTGATATTGAAAAAGCTCAAAGTTGATTCTGTTCCGCTTAATATTTTAGTTTCGATACCAGGAACTCCGTTGGGAGAGAGGCCAATTTTGTCCTGTGAGGAAGCAATTAAGACTATTGCGATTTTCAGGATTATTTTGAAAGATAAAATAATAAAAATTGCTGCTGGCCGAGAATCAGTATTAAAAGATTTTCAGGCTCTTGGGTTTATGGCAGGAGCAAATGGTATGCTCATTGGTGGATATCTGACGATTAAAGGAAGATCTGTGGAAGAGGATCTTAAATTGGTTGATCAAGTAAAAAAATTATGGAAGGCATAG
- a CDS encoding alpha/beta hydrolase, with amino-acid sequence MISAKSEFEFRNRSFKDVLVLIPGWATDWRIFDGLELDYNYLLVTKLYAADFNRKLLSQMEQLKINKVSLFGVSLGGCLAAEFASDYPEKITKLILLGIRRCYDRQLLENVKREISTDPRPWLYKFYLNCFSKADRQSLAWFRKNLLREYLDKLNSDGLIRGLDYLASHALSPEGLRRVADIRIFHGSCDIIAPLKEVLEIKPDLPQAKFTLLKDKGHLFCLGNDFRERFYCE; translated from the coding sequence ATGATATCTGCGAAATCAGAATTTGAATTTCGTAACCGGAGCTTTAAAGATGTTTTAGTTTTGATCCCCGGCTGGGCAACTGACTGGCGGATATTTGACGGGTTAGAATTAGATTATAATTACCTTCTTGTAACCAAGCTATATGCTGCTGATTTTAATCGTAAGCTGTTAAGTCAAATGGAACAGCTCAAAATAAACAAGGTTTCTTTGTTTGGTGTTTCGCTGGGAGGATGCTTAGCAGCTGAGTTTGCTTCTGATTATCCTGAAAAGATAACTAAACTTATACTTTTGGGAATACGCAGGTGTTATGATCGGCAGTTACTAGAAAATGTAAAACGCGAAATTAGCACAGATCCGCGGCCATGGCTTTATAAATTTTATCTTAATTGTTTTTCTAAAGCTGATCGGCAAAGCTTGGCCTGGTTTAGAAAAAATCTGTTAAGAGAATATCTGGACAAGTTAAATTCCGATGGACTCATTCGGGGGCTTGATTATTTAGCCAGCCACGCTTTATCTCCGGAAGGCCTGAGGCGGGTGGCAGATATCAGGATATTCCACGGTAGCTGTGATATAATTGCTCCTCTTAAGGAGGTTCTAGAGATTAAGCCTGATTTACCGCAGGCGAAATTTACCCTGCTTAAAGATAAAGGCCACCTGTTTTGTTTAGGGAATGATTTTAGGGAGAGGTTTTATTGTGAATAA
- the bioF gene encoding 8-amino-7-oxononanoate synthase codes for MEGIEEFLKERQSQGLLRKLKPASLRRGGKIYFENKEYIDFSSNDYLGLSGHPALKEAAIVAIDKFGLGACASRLLSGDAEIFHQLEEAVAKFKNKEAALVFNSGYQANVGIISSLFTKNDCIFSDRLNHASIIDGMLLSRAKIFRFQHNDCQHLESLLKEERTNFKNALIITESIFSMDGDMAPLEELVKLKEKYNCQIMVDEAHATGVFGENGSGLVEEQGLSERIDLIMGTFSKALASFGAYLVTSRAIVDYLVNTCRSLIYSTGLPLAVIACNLASLELIKDEPQRRKTLLSGAKMLRDKLQEEGFCVKGASQIIPIIVGDNLRALEFAKKIQEKGYWIMPIRPPTVPAGQARLRFSLSYYHNQETLNKLIDDICEIRI; via the coding sequence ATGGAAGGCATAGAGGAATTCTTAAAAGAGAGGCAAAGCCAAGGGTTATTAAGGAAATTAAAGCCTGCATCTTTACGGCGTGGCGGTAAAATCTATTTTGAAAATAAAGAATACATAGATTTTTCTTCTAATGATTATCTTGGTTTATCCGGGCATCCGGCGCTTAAAGAGGCGGCAATTGTTGCAATAGATAAATTCGGCTTAGGCGCTTGCGCTTCGCGCCTATTAAGCGGTGATGCGGAAATCTTTCATCAATTGGAAGAGGCAGTAGCAAAATTTAAAAATAAAGAAGCAGCATTGGTTTTTAATTCTGGATATCAAGCAAATGTCGGCATCATCAGTTCTCTTTTCACAAAAAATGACTGTATTTTTTCCGATCGTCTTAATCATGCCAGTATTATTGATGGGATGCTTTTGTCTAGAGCTAAAATTTTTCGTTTTCAGCATAATGATTGCCAACATCTAGAATCACTTTTAAAGGAAGAAAGGACTAACTTTAAAAACGCTCTGATTATTACCGAATCAATTTTTAGTATGGACGGCGATATGGCGCCTCTAGAAGAATTAGTCAAATTAAAGGAAAAATATAATTGCCAGATTATGGTTGATGAGGCGCATGCGACAGGGGTTTTTGGAGAAAATGGGAGTGGTTTGGTTGAAGAGCAAGGTTTAAGTGAGAGGATAGATTTAATTATGGGCACATTTAGCAAGGCCTTAGCCAGTTTTGGCGCCTATCTTGTTACTTCCAGAGCAATAGTTGATTATTTGGTGAATACCTGTAGAAGTCTTATCTATTCTACTGGTTTGCCTCTTGCTGTGATTGCCTGTAATTTAGCCAGCCTGGAGTTGATTAAGGATGAGCCGCAGAGGCGTAAAACGCTTTTGTCTGGGGCTAAAATGTTGCGGGATAAATTGCAAGAAGAAGGTTTTTGCGTTAAAGGCGCATCGCAGATTATTCCGATAATCGTGGGGGATAATTTAAGGGCGCTTGAATTTGCTAAAAAAATTCAAGAGAAGGGATATTGGATTATGCCGATAAGGCCGCCTACCGTGCCCGCAGGACAGGCGCGTTTGAGGTTTTCTTTGAGTTATTATCATAACCAAGAAACTCTAAATAAACTAATCGATGATATCTGCGAAATCAGAATTTGA
- the bioD gene encoding dethiobiotin synthase codes for MTQTFSRAKLLPRGIFVTGTDTGVGKSIVTGLLAKYLREKGYGVITQKWVQTGSRSSADINLHLKIMGISQGSIKEHFDCVCPYIFKLPASPHLAAKAQKKEINIAKIKKSFKFLSSKFDFVIVEGVGGALVPVNEKYLLIDIARQLGLPVLLVAQNKLGAINQVLMTVEVLKNRKMNFLGILFNSCKGENKLVLKDNPDIIGKITKQKILGTLPWNKRVDLLYKKFLPLAKKIIL; via the coding sequence ATGACACAAACATTTTCGCGAGCTAAACTATTACCGAGAGGAATATTTGTTACCGGCACCGATACCGGAGTCGGCAAATCAATAGTTACTGGCTTATTGGCAAAATATTTGCGGGAAAAAGGTTACGGGGTTATAACTCAGAAATGGGTGCAGACAGGCAGCCGTTCTAGCGCGGATATTAATTTGCACTTAAAAATTATGGGGATATCCCAAGGCTCAATCAAGGAACATTTTGATTGTGTTTGCCCATACATATTTAAACTACCTGCCTCGCCGCATTTAGCCGCTAAAGCCCAAAAGAAAGAAATTAATATTGCCAAGATCAAGAAAAGCTTTAAATTCTTATCCTCAAAGTTTGATTTTGTGATTGTCGAAGGGGTAGGGGGAGCATTGGTTCCAGTTAATGAAAAATATTTGTTGATTGATATAGCCAGACAGCTTGGTTTACCGGTATTATTAGTGGCACAAAATAAATTGGGTGCAATTAACCAGGTACTTATGACTGTGGAAGTTTTAAAAAATAGAAAAATGAATTTTTTGGGTATATTATTTAACAGTTGTAAGGGGGAGAATAAATTGGTTCTTAAAGATAATCCGGATATTATAGGTAAAATTACCAAACAAAAAATATTGGGCACACTACCTTGGAATAAGAGGGTTGATCTATTATATAAAAAGTTTTTACCGCTGGCTAAGAAAATAATCTTATGA
- the bioC gene encoding malonyl-ACP O-methyltransferase BioC: MNKLNITNNFSRYAHLYDKYADVQNKAAFELINSLKRNSFSRILELGCGTGNYTLMLRDRFKEAKIKALDISEEMINVAQNKLKNKDVEFTVNDAERITVDEDFDLITSNACFQWLNDLGKALQRYAKSLQRGGMVYFSTFGPQTFCELNTTLKSILKESSVISAYFCNSASLKIMLKDNLKSVKINEVCYQENFTSLKGLLEKIKYSGIRGNGLDKKVYFSRTLLEKLEKAYLDRFGAICVTYQVFFCQGEKR, encoded by the coding sequence GTGAATAAATTAAACATTACTAACAATTTTTCCCGTTATGCCCATCTTTATGATAAATACGCTGATGTGCAGAATAAAGCTGCCTTTGAGCTGATAAATTCTTTAAAAAGGAATAGTTTTTCCAGGATCTTAGAGTTAGGCTGTGGGACAGGCAATTACACACTTATGCTGCGGGATAGGTTTAAAGAAGCAAAAATTAAAGCGTTGGATATTTCAGAGGAGATGATTAACGTAGCACAAAATAAATTGAAGAATAAAGATGTGGAGTTTACGGTTAACGACGCAGAAAGGATAACTGTGGATGAGGATTTTGATCTGATTACCTCCAACGCCTGTTTTCAGTGGTTAAATGATTTGGGGAAAGCTTTGCAAAGATACGCTAAATCTCTGCAAAGAGGCGGGATGGTTTATTTTTCGACATTCGGCCCGCAAACTTTTTGTGAATTGAATACTACCTTAAAAAGCATTTTGAAAGAGAGCAGCGTGATTTCAGCTTATTTTTGTAATAGCGCTAGCCTTAAAATAATGCTTAAAGATAATCTTAAATCTGTAAAGATAAATGAGGTTTGTTATCAAGAGAATTTTACCAGCCTTAAAGGCTTATTGGAGAAAATAAAATACTCAGGGATAAGGGGTAATGGTTTGGACAAAAAAGTTTATTTTAGCCGTACGCTTCTGGAAAAATTAGAAAAGGCTTATCTTGATAGGTTTGGGGCAATTTGTGTTACTTATCAGGTATTTTTTTGCCAGGGAGAAAAACGATGA